From Anoplopoma fimbria isolate UVic2021 breed Golden Eagle Sablefish chromosome 11, Afim_UVic_2022, whole genome shotgun sequence, one genomic window encodes:
- the plekhh3 gene encoding pleckstrin homology domain-containing family H member 3 isoform X1 translates to MPLQGVCWFLCCRQGFSLLGRDYGEKEEEESFELRNKEDLTPNGKSPAEVTVSQPTRTANGTNGHTVSEVSEEMKNLIIEKNKMGLEEDPELLVKGWLLREVRGTWIKQRRYWFALSQDSLDYYSGPEKGARRLGTLVLTSLCSVIWPDKQTYKETGHWSITVYGRKHCYRLYTKHFNEAVHWACAIQKIIDTKAPVETPTQLLIRDIEENKFNPEVVEHIYQHNPILKYTQGPLYASLLPFPYGSLEHTYHSGKGYGSVREEAVKLFNCLQQLESAREPVPIIQGVLQTCLDLRPLRDEVYCQLVKQTSYTPAPYTAAHLRYWQLLTCMSCTFLPGPTVLKYLRFHLKRVQSQSPESEMDNYASFISEALEKTKCRECVPSWEEIQMLMSRQEMLCTVHYPGPLSCQLYISSHTTANEVVRMMQLKLGLQESKNTFALYEQNALWEQPVASSALIADILTSLSTKESESKSQWKLCFKLYCLLDADSISVDSIEYLFLFEQCHEMVVRGQLPACDEDLQALASLRLQCLMGDFSTHAPCPPLDELFPGHMLEARVIMSLSAPQALPPCQVGAQDCPTAQRFPTGLLAGTLWSHTAIAAHKQKVEQDMRLRSRLKEEAAAVMGSILERWKDLAGYSRRDSMAAYLTIARQWSGFGCTLYEVDFYISSTGSFSQKLWLGVAATSVSLYRQGEAEALESFPYGQICSYGVSDSNTFKITAGDRDLLFETTKLTEIMQLMNAYFSAIRRQRGKGEDADITITESTEVGFHHLASTHKHTLMELPSHPV, encoded by the exons ATGCCTTTGCAAGGAGTTTGCTGGTTTCTGTGCTGCAGGCAGGGCTTCAGTTTGCTCGGACGAGACTatggggagaaagaggaggaagagtctTTTGAATTGCGCAACAAGGAGGACTTGACTCCCAatggaaag AGTCCAGCTGAAGTGACTGTTTCTCAACCAACTCGCACAGCCAATGGAACAAATGG GCACACTGTCTCAGAGGTGTCTGAAGAGATGAAGAATCTGATCATCGAGAAGAATAAGATGGGCCTGGAGGAAGACCCTGAACTGCTTGTCAAAG ggtGGCTGTTACGGGAGGTTCGAGGAACCTGGATCAAGCAGCGTCGGTACTGGTTTGCGCTAAGCCAGGACTCCCTCGACTACTACAGTGGACCAGAGAAAGGAGCCCGCAGACTGGGAACGCTGGTCCTCACCAGCCTCTGCTCTGTCATCTGGCCAGACAAGCAGACATACAAGGAAACCG GCCACTGGAGCATCACAGTTTATGGGCGGAAGCACTGCTACAGGCTGTACACCAAGCACTTCAACGAGGCTGTGCACTGGGCATGTGCCATCCAGAAAATCATTGATACCAAAGCACCAGTGGAAACACCAACACAGCTCCTGATTCGAGACATAGAG GAGAATAAATTCAACCCAGAGGTAGTGGAGCACATCTACCAGCACAATCCCATCTTAAAGTACACCCAGGGCCCCCTGTACGCCTCTCTGCTGCCCTTCCCTTACGGCAGCCTGGAGCACACAT aCCACAGTGGGAAAGGCTATGGCTCGGTGCGTGAGGAGGCCGTGAAGCTGTTCAACtgcctgcagcagctggagtCGGCACGGGAGCCGGTTCCCATCATCCAGGGTGTGCTGCAGACCTGTTTGGACCTGCGGCCTCTCCGCGACGAGGTCTACTGCCAACTAGTGAAGCAGACCAGCTACACCCCTGCCCCGTACACCGCCGCACACCTCCGCTACTGGCAGCTTCTCACCTGCATGAGCTGCACCTTCCTGCCTGGGCCCACTGTGCTCAAGTACCTGCGATTCCACCTTAAGAG GGTCCAGAGCCAGAGTCCTGAGTCTGAGATGGATAACTATGCGTCTTTCATCAGCGAGGCTCTGGAGAAGACCAAGTGTCGGGAGTGTGTGCCATCCTGGGAGGAGATCCAGATGCTGATGAGCCGACAGGAGATGTTGTGCACTGTGCACTATCCTGGCCCGTTGTCCTGCCAGCTCTACATCAGCTCGCACACTACAGCCAATGAG GTGGTTCGAATGATGCAGTTGAAGCTCGGCCTGCAAGAGAGCAAAAACACGTTTGCACTGTACGAGCAGAATGCACTGTGGGAGCAGCCGGTTGCTAGCAGTGCTCTGATCGCAGACATCCTGACCAG CCTCTCCACCAAAGAGTCGGAGTCTAAATCCCAATGGAAACTGTGTTTCAAGCTCTACTGCCTGTTGGATGCTGACAGCATATCAGTGGACAGCATTGAGTATCTCTTCCTCTTTGAGCAG TGCCATGAGATGGTGGTGCGTGGCCAGCTGCCAGCCTGTGACGAGGACCTGCAGGCCTTGGCTTCCCTGAGGCTTCAGTGTCTGATGGGTGACTTCAGCACACATGCCCCCTGCCCTCCTCTGGACGAGCTTTTCCCAGGTCACATGCTGGAAGCTCGAGTGATCATGTCCCTTTCTGCACCCCAAGCCTTGCCTCCTTGCCAGGTGGGGGCTCAGGACTGCCCCACGGCACAGCGCTTCCCCACGGGCCTCCTGGCAGGGACGCTGTGGAGCCACACAGCTATAGCGGCGCACAAACAGAAGGTGGAGCAGGACATGCGTTTGCGGAGCCGGCTCAAGGAGGAGGCGGCAGCGGTCATGGGATCCATCTTGGAGCGATGGAAAGATCTGGCTGGCTACAGCCGCAGGGACAGTATGGCTGCCTACCTCACAATTGCACGCCAGTGGTCGGGCTTTGGATGCACACTTTATGAAGTGGACTTCTACATT AGTTCGACAGGGAGTTTTTCCCAGAAGTTGTGGCTGGGTGTAGCTGCTACATCCGTATCTCTATATCGGCAGGGAGAGGCAGAGGCCCTGGAGTCCTTCCCTTACGGCCAGATCTGTTCTTACGGCGTATCTGACAGCAACACCTTCAAGATCACAGCTGGGGATCGGGATCTGCTGTTTGAAACCACAAAG ctGACTGAGATCATGCAGCTGATGAATGCGTATTTCAGTGCCATCCGTCGCCAGCGAGGCAAAGGGGAAGATGCGGACATCACCATAACAGAAAGCACAGAGGTGGGATTCCATCACCTGGCCTCgacgcacaaacacaccctCATGGAGCTGCCCTCGCACCCAGTTTGA
- the plekhh3 gene encoding pleckstrin homology domain-containing family H member 3 isoform X2, which produces MREKTQFSSGIQGNRSPAEVTVSQPTRTANGTNGHTVSEVSEEMKNLIIEKNKMGLEEDPELLVKGWLLREVRGTWIKQRRYWFALSQDSLDYYSGPEKGARRLGTLVLTSLCSVIWPDKQTYKETGHWSITVYGRKHCYRLYTKHFNEAVHWACAIQKIIDTKAPVETPTQLLIRDIEENKFNPEVVEHIYQHNPILKYTQGPLYASLLPFPYGSLEHTYHSGKGYGSVREEAVKLFNCLQQLESAREPVPIIQGVLQTCLDLRPLRDEVYCQLVKQTSYTPAPYTAAHLRYWQLLTCMSCTFLPGPTVLKYLRFHLKRVQSQSPESEMDNYASFISEALEKTKCRECVPSWEEIQMLMSRQEMLCTVHYPGPLSCQLYISSHTTANEVVRMMQLKLGLQESKNTFALYEQNALWEQPVASSALIADILTSLSTKESESKSQWKLCFKLYCLLDADSISVDSIEYLFLFEQCHEMVVRGQLPACDEDLQALASLRLQCLMGDFSTHAPCPPLDELFPGHMLEARVIMSLSAPQALPPCQVGAQDCPTAQRFPTGLLAGTLWSHTAIAAHKQKVEQDMRLRSRLKEEAAAVMGSILERWKDLAGYSRRDSMAAYLTIARQWSGFGCTLYEVDFYISSTGSFSQKLWLGVAATSVSLYRQGEAEALESFPYGQICSYGVSDSNTFKITAGDRDLLFETTKLTEIMQLMNAYFSAIRRQRGKGEDADITITESTEVGFHHLASTHKHTLMELPSHPV; this is translated from the exons AGTCCAGCTGAAGTGACTGTTTCTCAACCAACTCGCACAGCCAATGGAACAAATGG GCACACTGTCTCAGAGGTGTCTGAAGAGATGAAGAATCTGATCATCGAGAAGAATAAGATGGGCCTGGAGGAAGACCCTGAACTGCTTGTCAAAG ggtGGCTGTTACGGGAGGTTCGAGGAACCTGGATCAAGCAGCGTCGGTACTGGTTTGCGCTAAGCCAGGACTCCCTCGACTACTACAGTGGACCAGAGAAAGGAGCCCGCAGACTGGGAACGCTGGTCCTCACCAGCCTCTGCTCTGTCATCTGGCCAGACAAGCAGACATACAAGGAAACCG GCCACTGGAGCATCACAGTTTATGGGCGGAAGCACTGCTACAGGCTGTACACCAAGCACTTCAACGAGGCTGTGCACTGGGCATGTGCCATCCAGAAAATCATTGATACCAAAGCACCAGTGGAAACACCAACACAGCTCCTGATTCGAGACATAGAG GAGAATAAATTCAACCCAGAGGTAGTGGAGCACATCTACCAGCACAATCCCATCTTAAAGTACACCCAGGGCCCCCTGTACGCCTCTCTGCTGCCCTTCCCTTACGGCAGCCTGGAGCACACAT aCCACAGTGGGAAAGGCTATGGCTCGGTGCGTGAGGAGGCCGTGAAGCTGTTCAACtgcctgcagcagctggagtCGGCACGGGAGCCGGTTCCCATCATCCAGGGTGTGCTGCAGACCTGTTTGGACCTGCGGCCTCTCCGCGACGAGGTCTACTGCCAACTAGTGAAGCAGACCAGCTACACCCCTGCCCCGTACACCGCCGCACACCTCCGCTACTGGCAGCTTCTCACCTGCATGAGCTGCACCTTCCTGCCTGGGCCCACTGTGCTCAAGTACCTGCGATTCCACCTTAAGAG GGTCCAGAGCCAGAGTCCTGAGTCTGAGATGGATAACTATGCGTCTTTCATCAGCGAGGCTCTGGAGAAGACCAAGTGTCGGGAGTGTGTGCCATCCTGGGAGGAGATCCAGATGCTGATGAGCCGACAGGAGATGTTGTGCACTGTGCACTATCCTGGCCCGTTGTCCTGCCAGCTCTACATCAGCTCGCACACTACAGCCAATGAG GTGGTTCGAATGATGCAGTTGAAGCTCGGCCTGCAAGAGAGCAAAAACACGTTTGCACTGTACGAGCAGAATGCACTGTGGGAGCAGCCGGTTGCTAGCAGTGCTCTGATCGCAGACATCCTGACCAG CCTCTCCACCAAAGAGTCGGAGTCTAAATCCCAATGGAAACTGTGTTTCAAGCTCTACTGCCTGTTGGATGCTGACAGCATATCAGTGGACAGCATTGAGTATCTCTTCCTCTTTGAGCAG TGCCATGAGATGGTGGTGCGTGGCCAGCTGCCAGCCTGTGACGAGGACCTGCAGGCCTTGGCTTCCCTGAGGCTTCAGTGTCTGATGGGTGACTTCAGCACACATGCCCCCTGCCCTCCTCTGGACGAGCTTTTCCCAGGTCACATGCTGGAAGCTCGAGTGATCATGTCCCTTTCTGCACCCCAAGCCTTGCCTCCTTGCCAGGTGGGGGCTCAGGACTGCCCCACGGCACAGCGCTTCCCCACGGGCCTCCTGGCAGGGACGCTGTGGAGCCACACAGCTATAGCGGCGCACAAACAGAAGGTGGAGCAGGACATGCGTTTGCGGAGCCGGCTCAAGGAGGAGGCGGCAGCGGTCATGGGATCCATCTTGGAGCGATGGAAAGATCTGGCTGGCTACAGCCGCAGGGACAGTATGGCTGCCTACCTCACAATTGCACGCCAGTGGTCGGGCTTTGGATGCACACTTTATGAAGTGGACTTCTACATT AGTTCGACAGGGAGTTTTTCCCAGAAGTTGTGGCTGGGTGTAGCTGCTACATCCGTATCTCTATATCGGCAGGGAGAGGCAGAGGCCCTGGAGTCCTTCCCTTACGGCCAGATCTGTTCTTACGGCGTATCTGACAGCAACACCTTCAAGATCACAGCTGGGGATCGGGATCTGCTGTTTGAAACCACAAAG ctGACTGAGATCATGCAGCTGATGAATGCGTATTTCAGTGCCATCCGTCGCCAGCGAGGCAAAGGGGAAGATGCGGACATCACCATAACAGAAAGCACAGAGGTGGGATTCCATCACCTGGCCTCgacgcacaaacacaccctCATGGAGCTGCCCTCGCACCCAGTTTGA